The genomic region AGTTGGGAATGGAAAAGACTGATGTACAGGCAGCTGTAGAATCTTTCATGAATGAAGTAAAAGGTTCCTTAGAATCTGGAGAGAATGTATATCTACGTGGTTTCGGAAGCTTTATCGTTAAGACAAGAGCTGAGAAAACTGGACGTAATATTTCCAAGAATACAACGATTAAAATACCAGCTCACAATATACCAGCATTTAAACCTGCTAAAGTATTTGTAGAAGGTGTGAAAACAAGAGTAAAAGTTAAGTAAAAATATAAGAGATATGCCAAGCGGTAAAAAAAGAAAGAGACATAAGGTAGCAACCCACAAACGTAAAAAGCGTCGTCGCGCTAACCGTCACAAGAAGAAAAAGTAGTATTTCACTACTTTTTCTTTTTATATCAAAGTCTGGTACAGTTGTCACCTTTTAAGTTGCACGCTTTTTAAAAAAGTCGTGGTGGTACCTTGTATCTATTAAGGAGCTACTTACCAT from Nonlabens arenilitoris harbors:
- a CDS encoding HU family DNA-binding protein; its protein translation is MTKADIVSKISDKLGMEKTDVQAAVESFMNEVKGSLESGENVYLRGFGSFIVKTRAEKTGRNISKNTTIKIPAHNIPAFKPAKVFVEGVKTRVKVK